AAAAGGTGGCTTTCACCGGCATCCCTATCTTTATCGTTTCAGGGTTAAGTGTGTCAACGCCTGCAATCTGTGCGACCACCCGCGGCCCCTCCACTAACTCGACCGCCCCTGAGCAGTATGGGTTGTTCCTATCATACCCCTCCGCGATCATCGCAGGGGGACCAATCGAGATACAGGTAAACGCGACCAGTCGCCCCTCTCCCTCTGTTTCCGCCCATTCCATCTCTGAGCCGTGGCATTTCGTACAGATGGCGCGTGGAGGAACGAAAAGCGCACCACACCCGGCGCACCGAGCCCCCATCAGTTTTTCTTCGTCCAAAAACCGCTCAAACTGGTAATCGCTTATCGGTCTGTCCGCCACGGTTATCTCCTCTCCAGAATGGTAAATGTACAGGTGCCGCCGGTTCCGCCCAAATTGTGAGCGGCACCGATACGCAGGTCTTCGATCGGCACGCCTCTGTCTTCTGCTTTGTACCTCAACTGCTCCCATACCTCTATTAACTGCGCCGCACCTGTTGCCCCGACCGGATGCCCCTTACATTTGAGTCCTCCGGATGTATTAATCGGCTTCTCGCCATCTAACTTTGTTAAACCGTCTGCCACCGCTTTGTACCCTTCACCCGGCTTAAAAAATCCGAGGTCTTCAATATGCAAGAGTTCTGCAATCGAAAAGCAGTCGTGCACCTCTGCAAACTGAATATCCGCCGGCACCAACCCGGACATTTCGTAAGCCTCGTTGGCGGCGTGTCGTGTCGCTTCAAAATATGTTAGATCATCGGCGGCATTAAGCCCCCGTCCACTTGCCTGACCAACCCCAGCGACATATAACGGGTCATCAGTAAAGTGCTTGGCAAGTTCTTCACCGACCAACAGGATGCACGCAGCGCCGTCGCTGATCGGGCAGCAATCGAAAAGGTGCATGGGCCAAGCAATCGCGGGATTGGCGATCGGGTCGCGCAGGAAGTCCTTCTCATCGCTCCAGTCTGGCACCGCACCCCCTTTCTCTTTCGCCCGTTTGACTTTTGACGCCATGAGATCACGGATTGTGGCTTTA
The Candidatus Poribacteria bacterium DNA segment above includes these coding regions:
- a CDS encoding Zn-ribbon domain-containing OB-fold protein; this translates as MADRPISDYQFERFLDEEKLMGARCAGCGALFVPPRAICTKCHGSEMEWAETEGEGRLVAFTCISIGPPAMIAEGYDRNNPYCSGAVELVEGPRVVAQIAGVDTLNPETIKIGMPVKATFWHRGADENRKTVLGFTPIDESC